The genomic region ACCGCAAGCGCATCACCCAGCACTATCATACCGGTGCTGGAACAGTTTGAAGGTCAGTTTCTCATTGATGCTATCAGTTTGTTCTTAGAACAACATAGAGGTCAGATCTTTACTGTAAATGAAGTGATCCAGGGAATTTATGGTAACCTTGACGATCAGCAAATTGCCCGGATCAAAAATAAGACCCTCAACGAATTATCTAGAGGTCATCGCACGGGTAGATTTTCCAGAGTTCCCAATCAAGTTGGTTTTTACACCTGGAATGCCAACCTACTTCCTAGGGATATTTAGAGCTTGCCGTAACAAAAGACCTCTTGATCCAACACCTATTTAGAGATGTCATACCCAAATAGATTGGGGTTGACCTCTCCTAAATTTAATTTGGCTAACCCGTATTCTGCCCAGCGTCTATCTACTAAAGCAGCAATATTAGGATCAGATTCTAAAGCTTCTCCCCATTCGTGTTCAGTTTCTGGAGGAATTTTGGTCGTCGCGTCTATCCCCATTCTACCCCCTAGTCCTAGTTTCTCACTGGCAAAGTCCAGGGTATCAAAGGGTGTATTGGGCAATATAAATACGTCCCTAGATGGATCAACTTTAGAACTAATTGCCCAAACCACTTGACGTGGATCCCGAATATTGATATTCTTATCTACAACAATCACAAACTTCGTGTATGTGAATTGGGGTAAGGCACTCCAAAATGCTAAAGCTGCTCTTCTCGCTTGTCCTGGGTAGGCTTTGTCTATGGAAATAATCGCCGCCTTATAACTCAAGGCCTCCATAGGGAGGAAGAAATCAACTATTTCCGACACCTGTTGCCTTAAAATGGGCGTGTAAATGCGATTCAGGGCGATGGCCATCATGGCCTCCTCTTTAGGCGGACGACCGCTAAAAGTGGTCAAATAAATCGGTTCCCGACGGTGCGTCATGCACCCAAACCTAATTAAGGGGGAATCCTCCACACCACCATAATACCCCATGTGATCACCAAAGGGTCCATCAGGTAACACCTCACCAGGGGTGATAGTGCCCTCTAACACAAATTCAGAATCTGCGGGCACTTCCAGATCCACCGTCTTACACTTGGCTAATGGCACTCCAGAACCCCCGTATAACCCTGCAAACAACCACTCCGATAAGTCCACAGGAATAGGAGTAGCTGCTGCCATAATTATTAGGGGATCCACACCTAGGGCAATAGCTACTTCCAACTTTTTGCCTCGTTCAGCAGCTTTACGTAAGTGTCTAGCTCCACCCCGAACTGATAACCAGTGTACGGTCATGGTCTGGGCGGACTGTAGTTGTAAACGATACACACCTACATTAGGAGTACCGGTGACACAATCCTTAGTAATTACCAATCCCAAAGTAATAATCTTACCGGCATCTCCGGGATAAGGACGTATCAAAGGTAACTTATTTAAATTTAAATCTTCACCTTCCACAACCACTTGTTGACAAGGGGGGAAAAAATCCCTTCCTGGTTTGGCCTTAAGAACATCAAACAGCACCTTACCAAAATCTATAGCTTGGGAAAGATTTTTAGGAGGTTTAGGTTGTTGAAGCATGCTTAACTTTTTCCCCAAAGTTTCCAATTCCTCTGGGTGTTGCATATTCATAGCCCAGCAAATTCGCTCCACAGTGCCCATCAAATTTACTGCTACGGGGAAAGAAGCACCCTTGACATTTTCAAATAATAGACCTGGTCCTCCTTTTTGCAGCATGCGGTTAGCAATTTCTGCGATCTCCAT from Cylindrospermopsis curvispora GIHE-G1 harbors:
- a CDS encoding UbiD family decarboxylase; translation: MARDLRGFIKILEERGQLKRISALVNPDMEIAEIANRMLQKGGPGLLFENVKGASFPVAVNLMGTVERICWAMNMQHPEELETLGKKLSMLQQPKPPKNLSQAIDFGKVLFDVLKAKPGRDFFPPCQQVVVEGEDLNLNKLPLIRPYPGDAGKIITLGLVITKDCVTGTPNVGVYRLQLQSAQTMTVHWLSVRGGARHLRKAAERGKKLEVAIALGVDPLIIMAAATPIPVDLSEWLFAGLYGGSGVPLAKCKTVDLEVPADSEFVLEGTITPGEVLPDGPFGDHMGYYGGVEDSPLIRFGCMTHRREPIYLTTFSGRPPKEEAMMAIALNRIYTPILRQQVSEIVDFFLPMEALSYKAAIISIDKAYPGQARRAALAFWSALPQFTYTKFVIVVDKNINIRDPRQVVWAISSKVDPSRDVFILPNTPFDTLDFASEKLGLGGRMGIDATTKIPPETEHEWGEALESDPNIAALVDRRWAEYGLAKLNLGEVNPNLFGYDISK